The Phycobacter azelaicus sequence GGGCAACCGGTCAACAGCCGCGCCCCCGACAGATTGACGGGCGGATCATCTTCTGGGTCTGCCTCCCTTGTGGCAGCCGGCGCGGTTGACATGGCAACGGCCACGGACACGGCCGGCTCCATCCGGGCCCCGGCATCCTTTTGTGGATTGATTGGGCTCAGACCCACCCATGGTGTTCTGTCCCTCGATAAAGCCATGCCGCTTGCCCCAAGCTTTGATTGTTTTGGTTGGTATGCAAAAGATGCGCAAACCTATTCCATGGTCGCTGATGTGCTACTGGGTCCGCCAGTGCCCGCCAAACTGACCCGTCTGTTGACCTTTGACCCTTTCAACACGCTTCTGTCCGGACCTCAGGAGCGACGCGTATTTGAGGTCGGGGCACAGAAGGTGACACAGCATTTCCAGGTGACAAAGACCCTCACATCGCTTGGGTTCTCGTTTGAAGAGGCCTCACGTATTTTCATCACGCATCAGTCTTATGAGGCTTGGCAAAGTTTGGGCCCCTGGGTCAGTCGCGTGAATCCTGATCTTGATGATGCGATCAAGGAGCGGTTTCGATTTGGGTCAACCATCACGCATGACGATTTTTTGGATGTCGCAACGCAAAGATCAGCAATTGAAGAGGCGCTTGAGACCATACTTGGCGAAGATGGCGTTTTGTTGCTGCCGACTGTGCCCAGCTGCGCGCCTTTGAAGACCAGCAATGCATCGGAACTTCAAGCTTTTCGCTTGCAGATGATACAATTGCTCTGTCTTTCAGGTCTTGCCAGACTGCCTCAAATCACATTGCCCTTAATGAGCGTTGATAACGCGCCCTTCGGCATCAGCCTGCTTGGCCCGAAAGGATCAGATCGAGAATTGGTTTCGCTCGGTGAGCAAATTATGACGTCACACAGTGTCGCCAGCTGAGAGGACGATTGCCTCTCCATGTGGCGTGGCTTTGGCGGCTCGGTGCCAGGCGGCTTCACATTCAATTAGTTTTTGGCCGGTGGTGAGTTTTTTGGCCACCACAATTTTCTCCAGAGCGACAAGCCAGTGTTCATAATACGAGCGTTCCAGACCTGAATGGATCTCGGCGGACAGCGTGTCGGCCCACTCGTTCCAACCAAAGAGTCCATTTTGGTGCAGATTGACAGCCATTGCAAAAGCTTGCGCCTCCCAAGGCTCGTTGAAGACGGGCTCATCTTCTTTTAGCGCGATATCTGGGAGGCGTTTCAGATCAAGATCAGTCATCGGAAATACTCATATAAGGCTCCCACAAGTCGAGCGTGATTGTATCGATCTCATTGCCTTGAGCGCCCCATAGGGCGTGTGATGAGAACGTCACTTGGTATAGCCAATGGGGGTGCTCTCCCAAACCTTGACTGTTCATGTCTGGCAGAACGTGAAACCCATGTATCTTTGTGATGATGCCTTGCTTATTGCGGGCATAGCTCGGCAGGCGCGTATGGGTTTGCGGAAGATCGCTGATGGTCCTGACAGATTGACCGATTTCAAATTGAGGACGCCCCTCAGGTTTTCGATCCGCAGGCTCACCGGCGAATAGAACCGCTTGAACATCGCCTGCGGCAAGCATGCGCTTAACGGCTATGGGTGGTTCCATGGCTTTGGCCGCGTCAATCTCAGCATCGCTGACCATCCCGCGTTCTTTCATCAACTTGATCGCGG is a genomic window containing:
- the nthB gene encoding nitrile hydratase subunit beta, whose product is MSSAADLGGVRGFGAIGQEENEPVFHADWEARAMGIVIALGACGLWNLDMSRSARETLPKPFYLTANYYQIWLEAAIKLMKERGMVSDAEIDAAKAMEPPIAVKRMLAAGDVQAVLFAGEPADRKPEGRPQFEIGQSVRTISDLPQTHTRLPSYARNKQGIITKIHGFHVLPDMNSQGLGEHPHWLYQVTFSSHALWGAQGNEIDTITLDLWEPYMSISDD
- a CDS encoding nitrile hydratase accessory protein translates to MTDLDLKRLPDIALKEDEPVFNEPWEAQAFAMAVNLHQNGLFGWNEWADTLSAEIHSGLERSYYEHWLVALEKIVVAKKLTTGQKLIECEAAWHRAAKATPHGEAIVLSAGDTV
- a CDS encoding amidase, whose product is MNAWCDYPPVSVDYAGSGPLSGTTLAVKDVFPVEGYPNGWGQPSRLAEAPIDRETHIEVQRLLNAGAVCVGKSQCEELCYSLMGSNKHYGQPVNSRAPDRLTGGSSSGSASLVAAGAVDMATATDTAGSIRAPASFCGLIGLRPTHGVLSLDKAMPLAPSFDCFGWYAKDAQTYSMVADVLLGPPVPAKLTRLLTFDPFNTLLSGPQERRVFEVGAQKVTQHFQVTKTLTSLGFSFEEASRIFITHQSYEAWQSLGPWVSRVNPDLDDAIKERFRFGSTITHDDFLDVATQRSAIEEALETILGEDGVLLLPTVPSCAPLKTSNASELQAFRLQMIQLLCLSGLARLPQITLPLMSVDNAPFGISLLGPKGSDRELVSLGEQIMTSHSVAS